One Brachybacterium kimchii genomic window carries:
- the dnaB gene encoding replicative DNA helicase, with protein sequence MTQNDAFEPGPDRGLERTPPQDLAAERGVLGGMMLSKDAIADVVEKARGSDFYRPAHEVIFDAITDLYSRGEPADLVTVSDELTKRGELQRVGGGAYLADLIDMVPTAANAGFYADIVVERATLRRLVEAGTRIVQLGYAADGGEVEEVINEAQAQVYAVTERGQSEDFLPLSEVIGGTIDVIEATQNRGGQVTGIPTGFSEFDEITQGLHPGQMIIFAGRPAMGKTTLGMDVLRSASIHNGQTSVIFSLEMDKTEITMRLLSAEAQVPMGKMRDGSMDDRDWQAMARAMSRIGNAPLFMDDSANMSLMEIRAKCRRLKQKHDLKLVVIDYLQLMSSGKRVESRQQEVSEFSRALKLLAKELEVPVIAISQLNRGSEQRQDKKPMMSDLRESGSIEQDADLIVLIHREDYYEKESQRAGEADLILAKHRNGAVGTIAVAFEGHYSRFKDMPGGGGFTGG encoded by the coding sequence GTGACCCAGAACGACGCCTTCGAACCCGGCCCCGATCGCGGACTCGAGCGGACCCCGCCGCAGGACCTCGCCGCCGAGCGCGGCGTGCTGGGCGGGATGATGCTGTCCAAGGACGCGATCGCCGACGTCGTCGAGAAGGCCCGCGGCTCGGACTTCTACCGCCCCGCGCACGAGGTCATCTTCGACGCGATCACCGACCTCTACTCGCGCGGCGAGCCCGCCGACCTGGTCACCGTCTCCGACGAGCTCACCAAGCGCGGCGAGCTGCAGCGCGTGGGCGGCGGCGCCTACCTCGCCGACCTCATCGACATGGTCCCCACCGCCGCGAACGCCGGCTTCTACGCGGACATCGTCGTCGAGCGCGCGACCCTGCGCCGCCTCGTCGAGGCCGGCACCCGCATCGTCCAGCTCGGCTACGCGGCCGACGGCGGCGAGGTCGAGGAGGTCATCAACGAGGCGCAGGCACAGGTCTACGCGGTCACCGAGCGCGGTCAGAGCGAGGACTTCCTGCCGCTGTCCGAGGTCATCGGCGGCACCATCGACGTCATCGAGGCCACGCAGAACCGCGGCGGCCAGGTCACCGGCATCCCCACGGGGTTCTCCGAGTTCGACGAGATCACGCAGGGCCTGCACCCCGGGCAGATGATCATCTTCGCCGGCCGCCCCGCGATGGGCAAGACGACGCTGGGCATGGACGTGCTCCGCTCGGCGTCGATCCACAACGGCCAGACCAGCGTCATCTTCTCCCTGGAGATGGACAAGACCGAGATCACCATGCGTCTGCTCTCGGCCGAGGCGCAGGTGCCGATGGGCAAGATGCGCGACGGCTCGATGGACGACCGCGACTGGCAGGCGATGGCGCGCGCCATGAGCCGCATCGGCAACGCGCCGCTGTTCATGGACGACTCCGCGAACATGTCGCTCATGGAGATCCGCGCGAAGTGCCGCCGGCTCAAGCAGAAGCACGACCTCAAGCTCGTGGTCATCGACTACCTGCAGCTCATGAGCTCCGGCAAGCGCGTGGAGTCGCGGCAGCAGGAGGTCAGCGAGTTCTCCCGTGCGCTCAAGCTGCTGGCCAAGGAGCTCGAGGTCCCGGTGATCGCGATCTCCCAGCTGAACCGCGGCAGCGAGCAGCGCCAGGACAAGAAGCCGATGATGAGCGACCTGCGCGAGTCCGGCTCGATCGAGCAGGACGCCGACCTGATCGTGCTCATCCACCGCGAGGACTACTACGAGAAGGAGTCCCAGCGCGCCGGCGAGGCCGACCTCATCCTCGCCAAGCACCGCAACGGCGCCGTGGGCACCATCGCGGTGGCCTTCGAGGGCCACTACTCGCGCTTCAAGGACATGCCCGGGGGCGGCGGCTTCACCGGCGGGTGA
- a CDS encoding DoxX family protein produces MATATAQRHSTTRDLGLLVARIVLGVVFTAHGIQKISEWGLDATAQNFAGMGVPMPELAAPVVAILELAGGIALILGVLTPWVGILLAIDMLVAALLVHVGSGVFVDGGGWELVGGLGAGALALAATGSGRLSLDHLFVGRRSGRRSARA; encoded by the coding sequence ATGGCCACCGCCACCGCACAGCGCCACTCGACCACCCGCGACCTCGGCCTGCTCGTCGCCCGCATCGTCCTGGGCGTCGTCTTCACGGCCCACGGCATCCAGAAGATCTCCGAGTGGGGACTGGACGCGACCGCGCAGAACTTCGCGGGCATGGGCGTTCCCATGCCCGAGCTCGCCGCCCCGGTCGTGGCGATCCTCGAGCTCGCCGGCGGCATCGCCCTCATCCTCGGCGTGCTCACGCCGTGGGTCGGGATCCTGCTCGCGATCGACATGCTCGTCGCGGCCCTGCTGGTCCACGTGGGCTCGGGCGTCTTCGTCGACGGCGGCGGCTGGGAGCTCGTGGGCGGCCTCGGCGCCGGCGCGCTGGCGCTGGCCGCGACCGGCTCCGGCCGCCTCTCCCTGGACCACCTCTTCGTGGGCCGGCGTTCGGGCAGGCGCTCCGCGCGCGCCTGA
- a CDS encoding peptide MFS transporter: MNATQPPDRTEAVPSAASGDPAAPHHGGRTFFGQPWPLMNLFSLEMWERFSFYGMQGILAIYMYFAMTQGGLGIDQGVATSIVGAYGGAVYVFCIVGALVSDRLIGPQRTLFASAVLIMLGHISLALLPGVPGLVTGLLCVAIGSGGLKATAATLVGSLYAVDDPKRDAGFSLYYMGVNIGGLLGPLVTGFLQQNWGFHLGFGAAAVGMAVGLVWYVLTRDSLPANANRVPDPLPRSRFVLWGVIAVVAVLLVVILVLAGVINPGNLANIVVGISVVAAIIIFAIMLTSSKITATERSRVLAFIPMFIGTAAFFALFQQQFTVLVVYADERLNRSIFGWEMPISWPQSFNPLFILLLAPVFAALWTKLGRRQPGTPVKFAIGILLVGVAFLLFVPMAPVAGVPVLWVALILLVATFGELSISPVGLSLATRLAPAAFPVMMMALYNLAVALGTALSGSLSTLYSVDHEVAYFGITGLVTIAVGLIMLAIAKPVTRGMAGVH, encoded by the coding sequence GTGAATGCCACCCAGCCCCCGGACCGCACCGAGGCGGTCCCCTCCGCAGCATCCGGCGATCCCGCCGCCCCGCACCACGGGGGCCGCACGTTCTTCGGACAGCCCTGGCCGCTGATGAACCTGTTCAGCCTCGAGATGTGGGAGCGGTTCAGCTTCTACGGCATGCAGGGGATCCTCGCGATCTACATGTACTTCGCGATGACCCAGGGCGGTCTCGGGATCGACCAGGGCGTCGCGACCTCGATCGTCGGGGCCTACGGCGGCGCCGTGTACGTGTTCTGCATCGTCGGCGCGCTGGTCTCCGACCGGCTCATCGGCCCGCAGCGCACCCTGTTCGCGAGCGCCGTCCTGATCATGCTCGGCCACATCTCCCTGGCGCTGCTTCCGGGAGTCCCGGGCCTGGTCACGGGCCTCCTGTGCGTCGCGATCGGCTCCGGCGGACTCAAGGCCACCGCCGCGACGCTCGTCGGCTCGCTCTACGCGGTCGACGACCCCAAGCGCGACGCCGGCTTCTCGCTCTACTACATGGGCGTGAACATCGGCGGCCTGCTCGGACCGCTCGTGACCGGCTTCCTCCAGCAGAACTGGGGCTTCCACCTGGGCTTCGGCGCCGCCGCGGTGGGCATGGCCGTCGGCCTGGTCTGGTACGTCCTCACCCGCGACTCCCTGCCCGCGAACGCGAACCGCGTGCCCGACCCGCTTCCCCGCTCCCGGTTCGTCCTGTGGGGCGTCATCGCCGTGGTCGCCGTGCTGCTCGTCGTGATCCTGGTGCTCGCCGGCGTGATCAACCCCGGCAACCTCGCGAACATCGTGGTGGGGATCTCCGTGGTCGCCGCGATCATCATCTTCGCGATCATGCTGACCAGCTCCAAGATCACCGCGACCGAGCGCTCGCGCGTCCTCGCCTTCATCCCGATGTTCATCGGCACCGCCGCGTTCTTCGCGCTCTTCCAGCAGCAGTTCACGGTGCTCGTCGTCTACGCCGACGAGCGGCTGAACCGCAGCATCTTCGGCTGGGAGATGCCGATCTCCTGGCCGCAGTCCTTCAACCCGCTGTTCATCCTGCTGCTCGCGCCCGTGTTCGCCGCGCTGTGGACGAAGCTCGGCCGCCGCCAGCCCGGGACACCGGTGAAGTTCGCGATCGGCATCCTGCTGGTCGGCGTCGCCTTCCTGCTGTTCGTGCCGATGGCGCCTGTCGCGGGCGTGCCGGTGCTGTGGGTCGCGCTGATCCTGCTGGTCGCGACGTTCGGCGAGCTCTCGATCTCGCCCGTCGGCCTCTCCCTCGCGACCCGGCTCGCGCCCGCCGCGTTCCCGGTGATGATGATGGCGCTGTACAACCTGGCCGTCGCGCTCGGCACCGCCCTGTCCGGCTCGCTGTCCACGCTGTACTCGGTGGACCACGAGGTCGCCTACTTCGGCATCACCGGCCTGGTCACCATCGCTGTCGGCCTGATCATGCTCGCGATCGCGAAGCCCGTCACCCGCGGCATGGCCGGGGTGCACTGA
- a CDS encoding SDR family oxidoreductase, producing MAGSARSEQPGGPAPTAATTTATAHGSAAAHGSASARVVVVGGTGTIGAKLVRLLEAEGHEVVVASPSTGVDTVTGEGLEKALRGADIVVDTSKPRSFAPEVLEAFFTTGIRHLLEAERAVGVRRHLSLSIVGADRAPDVPFYRAKAGMEQIVRDGGIPWTILHATQFFEFARGIAEASERTERTEHTERTDEPDGTRPAILLPAIQVQPIAGDAVAAHLARLVARILGADGVTTTLGGDLEIAGPERMPLAAFVRTALGTDSPTLRESPRAPYFGGLISADTLLPSPSARLIGPSLSEWTSTDRGVC from the coding sequence ATGGCAGGTTCCGCACGCTCCGAGCAGCCCGGCGGGCCCGCGCCCACCGCCGCAACCACGACCGCGACCGCCCACGGGTCCGCCGCCGCTCACGGGTCCGCGTCCGCCCGCGTGGTCGTCGTGGGCGGCACGGGCACGATCGGCGCGAAGCTCGTGCGGCTGCTCGAGGCGGAGGGCCACGAGGTGGTCGTCGCCTCGCCCTCCACGGGCGTGGACACCGTGACCGGCGAGGGCCTCGAGAAGGCCCTGCGCGGCGCGGACATCGTGGTCGACACCTCGAAGCCACGGTCCTTCGCGCCCGAGGTCCTCGAGGCCTTCTTCACGACCGGGATCCGCCACCTGCTGGAGGCCGAGCGCGCCGTGGGAGTGCGCCGCCACCTCTCGCTCTCGATCGTCGGGGCCGACCGCGCGCCCGACGTGCCCTTCTACCGCGCCAAGGCCGGCATGGAGCAGATCGTCCGGGACGGCGGGATCCCCTGGACGATCCTGCACGCCACCCAGTTCTTCGAGTTCGCGCGCGGCATCGCCGAGGCGTCGGAGCGCACGGAGCGCACGGAGCACACCGAGCGCACGGACGAGCCGGACGGGACGCGCCCCGCGATCCTGCTCCCGGCGATCCAGGTCCAGCCGATCGCCGGCGACGCGGTCGCCGCGCACCTCGCCCGACTCGTCGCCCGGATCCTCGGGGCCGACGGAGTCACCACGACCCTCGGCGGCGACCTCGAGATCGCCGGGCCCGAGCGGATGCCCCTCGCCGCATTCGTGCGCACCGCCCTCGGGACCGACTCGCCGACCCTCCGCGAGTCACCCCGCGCCCCCTACTTCGGCGGTCTGATCAGCGCGGACACCCTCCTGCCGAGCCCGTCGGCCCGCCTGATCGGCCCCTCTCTGAGCGAATGGACGAGCACGGACCGCGGCGTCTGCTAG